A single window of Gossypium hirsutum isolate 1008001.06 chromosome A10, Gossypium_hirsutum_v2.1, whole genome shotgun sequence DNA harbors:
- the LOC107931749 gene encoding probable 2-oxoglutarate-dependent dioxygenase At3g111800, with the protein MMSNLQDWPEPIIRVQSLSESGLPMIPDRYVKPLSDRPSSNRPENGENGDANIPIIDLTGLTDDKTELSRSTMDRISSACRDWGFFQVVNHGVSPGLMDQARETWRSFFHLPMEIKQAYANSPKTYEGYGSRLGIEKGAILDWSDYYYLHYLPLTLKDYNKWPGSPDYCREVTDEYGKELVKLGGRIMKVLSINLGLNESHLQNAFGGENIGACLRVNFYPKCPQPDLTLGLSSHSDPGGLTILLPDHEAPGLQVRKNGRWITVKPARHAFIVNIGDQIQVLSNANYKSVEHRVIVNSGMQRVSLAFFYNPKSDIPIKPVQELVSADKPALYPPMTFDEYRLFIRLNGPKGKSQVESLKSPRCH; encoded by the exons ATGATGAGCAATTTACAAGATTGGCCTGAACCAATAATCCGTGTTCAATCCTTGTCCGAAAGTGGTTTACCAATGATTCCTGATAGATACGTTAAACCACTTTCAGATAGACCATCGTCAAACCGGCCCGAAAACGGCGAAAACGGCGACGCTAACATACCGATCATCGACCTTACCGGTTTAACCGACGACAAAACCGAGCTATCTCGATCAACAATGGACCGGATTTCTTCGGCGTGTCGGGATTGGGGTTTTTTCCAGGTCGTAAACCACGGCGTTAGCCCTGGTTTAATGGACCAAGCTCGGGAAACTTGGCGGAGCTTCTTCCATTTGCCTATGGAGATTAAACAAGCTTATGCTAACTCACCAAAGACGTATGAAGGTTATGGTAGTAGATTAGGGATTGAGAAAGGTGCCATTCTTGATTGGAGTGATTACTATTATCTTCACTATCTTCCTTTAACTCTTAAAGATTACAACAAATGGCCTGGTTCTCCCGATTACTGCAG GGAAGTGACTGATGAATATGGGAAGGAATTGGTGAAACTAGGTGGGAGAATAATGAAGGTTTTGTCTATAAACCTTGGATTAAACGAAAGCCATCTTCAAAATGCATTTGGTGGGGAAAATATCGGGGCCTGTTTAAGGGTTAATTTTTATCCCAAGTGTCCGCAACCCGACCTCACTCTTGGTTTATCGTCGCACTCAGATCCCGGTGGCTTGACCATTCTATTACCGGACCATGAAGCCCCTGGACTTCAAGTCCGAAAAAATGGTCGATGGATAACTGTTAAACCCGCTCGTCATGCGTTTATTGTCAACATCGGCGATCAAATTCAg GTCCTAAGTAATGCAAATTACAAAAGTGTAGAGCACAGAGTGATTGTAAATTCAGGCATGCAAAGGGTATCATTGGCATTTTTTTACAACCCAAAAAGTGATATACCAATTAAACCGGTCCAAGAATTGGTTTCTGCAGATAAACCAGCTTTATATCCACCAATGACATTTGATGAATATAGGCTCTTCATTAGATTAAATGGTCCTAAAGGTAAATCCCAAGTGGAGTCTTTGAAGTCTCCAAGATGTCAttga